One window from the genome of Streptococcus halotolerans encodes:
- a CDS encoding lipoate--protein ligase family protein — protein sequence MSKSLELLSPLKLNVFGLYEDPSKQTVQPFAWADTFLRYISQQPDSMILHFWPMENIVILGMLDRQVPHFEDGLQVIKTLGYQPIIRNIGGLGVISDDGVLNFSLILPNANQLSINDAYLLMVELIRDMFSDFEAIIEHFEVPQSYCPGTFDLSIMGKKFAGIAQRRIKDAVVISIYLSVYGDQEFRGHLVKSFYESGIQEEQTTVKYPDIDPECMANLSDLLDTSFTIEDIQNRAIQSLEKLGMIKHQLHLNQDLMTTYEKYLKQHLNRNISTLS from the coding sequence GTGTCCAAGTCTTTAGAGTTGCTCAGCCCCCTGAAGCTAAATGTGTTTGGTCTTTATGAAGATCCCAGTAAACAAACAGTCCAACCTTTTGCTTGGGCAGACACTTTCTTACGTTACATTAGTCAGCAACCTGACAGTATGATCCTGCACTTTTGGCCAATGGAAAACATTGTCATTTTGGGAATGCTTGATCGACAAGTCCCCCATTTTGAAGATGGTTTGCAAGTTATTAAAACTCTTGGGTATCAACCGATTATTCGAAACATTGGTGGGCTAGGAGTGATTTCAGATGATGGTGTTTTGAATTTTTCATTGATTTTACCCAATGCCAATCAATTATCTATAAACGATGCCTATCTGCTTATGGTAGAGTTAATTCGTGATATGTTTAGTGATTTTGAAGCGATTATTGAACATTTTGAAGTGCCACAATCCTATTGTCCCGGAACTTTTGATTTGAGCATTATGGGAAAAAAATTTGCGGGGATTGCTCAAAGACGCATTAAAGATGCCGTCGTTATTTCGATTTACCTCAGTGTCTACGGAGACCAGGAATTTCGTGGTCATTTGGTGAAATCCTTCTATGAAAGTGGGATTCAAGAAGAGCAGACTACTGTGAAATATCCTGATATTGATCCAGAGTGTATGGCTAATCTCTCAGACCTACTTGATACTTCATTTACGATTGAGGATATTCAAAACAGGGCTATTCAAAGTCTTGAAAAATTAGGCATGATCAAACATCAACTGCATTTAAATCAAGACTTGATGACAACTTATGAAAAATATTTAAAGCAACATTTAAATCGTAACATAAGCACTTTAAGCTGA
- the coaC gene encoding phosphopantothenoylcysteine decarboxylase, whose translation MTKTILLAVSGSISAYKAADITSQLGKLGYKVHIIMTEAATAFITPLTLQVLSKNPVHLDVMEEKIADRINHIDLGKEADLFILAPASANTIAQLANGMANNMVTSTALALPSSTPKLFAPAMNTKMYDHPATQANIKRLKSYGYREIEPKLAILACGDIGRGALADIDIIIKTIEETLCENK comes from the coding sequence ATGACTAAAACCATTTTATTAGCTGTTTCAGGTTCCATATCAGCTTACAAAGCAGCTGATATAACTAGTCAATTGGGGAAATTAGGATATAAGGTCCATATCATCATGACTGAAGCTGCCACAGCATTTATAACCCCTTTAACCTTGCAAGTTCTTTCTAAAAATCCTGTACATCTGGATGTTATGGAGGAAAAAATAGCCGATCGCATTAACCATATTGACCTTGGTAAGGAAGCTGATTTGTTCATTCTTGCGCCAGCTTCTGCTAACACGATTGCTCAATTGGCAAATGGGATGGCAAATAATATGGTAACCTCAACGGCTTTAGCCTTACCATCTTCCACTCCAAAACTGTTTGCACCTGCTATGAATACTAAGATGTATGATCATCCTGCAACACAAGCCAATATCAAACGGTTGAAATCTTACGGCTATCGTGAGATAGAACCAAAATTAGCCATTCTGGCTTGCGGTGATATTGGACGCGGTGCTCTTGCTGATATCGATATTATTATAAAAACCATTGAGGAGACACTCTGTGAAAACAAATAA
- a CDS encoding ABC transporter ATP-binding protein, translating into MKAKNQQTTRQRLASDMLEYHWLLIIIFLGTILQVGLTVYLPVLIGQAVDGVISSQRLSIIPPILAQMALIIALNAFVQWLNPLLTNRLIFSYITDLREAVNQHLNQLSISNIEFFGVGDLVSRMTADSEQLTNGLLMVFNQFLVGILTIMVTILTMAKLDLLMVLIVLLLTPLSLLVARFIAKKSYTFFQEQTKARGAQTQFVEEAFNQETLVQVFNAQSQMVDTFKSLNHHYAHVSQKAVFYSSTVNPITRFVNALIYALLAGVGAFRIINGNVTVGQLVTFLNYVNQYTKPFNDISSVMSELQSALACAERLYTILDLPVQEENPKHSFHNQLAGQVTFTHVAFGYEPGKPLIKDLHLSVEAGSQIAIVGPTGAGKSTLINLLMRFYDIDKGEITIDGIPISQVTRQDLRNQIGMVLQETWLKTATVHDNIAYGKPNASREEVIVAAKAANAHFFIEQLPKGYDTYLTDGGSSLSQGQRQLLTIARVFLKNPKLLILDEATSSIDTRTELLVQDAFESLMEGKTSFIIAHRLSTIRNADMILVMVQGDIVEYGNHKDLMAKKGFYYQMQTAQE; encoded by the coding sequence ATGAAAGCAAAAAACCAGCAAACAACTCGCCAACGTTTAGCCTCAGATATGCTAGAGTATCACTGGCTGTTAATCATTATTTTTCTTGGTACTATTCTACAAGTTGGGCTAACGGTCTATCTACCTGTTCTTATCGGTCAAGCAGTGGATGGAGTCATTAGTTCTCAGCGTCTGAGTATTATCCCACCAATTTTGGCTCAAATGGCTTTAATTATCGCCTTAAATGCCTTTGTTCAATGGCTAAATCCCCTTTTAACCAATCGATTGATTTTTTCTTACATTACTGATTTACGTGAAGCAGTGAATCAGCATCTTAATCAGCTATCTATTTCAAATATAGAGTTTTTTGGTGTCGGAGATTTAGTAAGCCGAATGACGGCTGATTCTGAGCAGCTAACTAATGGATTACTGATGGTTTTCAATCAATTTTTAGTTGGCATTTTAACCATAATGGTAACGATTTTAACTATGGCTAAACTGGATTTACTGATGGTTCTGATCGTTTTACTATTAACACCTCTGTCCCTCTTAGTAGCTCGATTTATTGCCAAGAAAAGTTATACTTTTTTTCAAGAACAAACCAAGGCTCGCGGAGCACAAACTCAATTTGTTGAAGAAGCTTTTAATCAAGAAACTTTAGTTCAGGTATTTAATGCCCAGTCTCAGATGGTTGATACCTTCAAAAGTCTCAATCACCATTATGCTCATGTTTCTCAAAAGGCTGTCTTTTACTCTTCTACCGTCAATCCAATCACTCGATTTGTTAACGCTCTCATTTATGCCTTGCTGGCAGGAGTAGGGGCTTTTCGAATCATCAATGGTAATGTTACTGTTGGACAATTGGTAACATTTTTGAATTATGTTAACCAATACACTAAACCTTTCAATGATATTTCTTCAGTGATGTCAGAATTACAAAGTGCCTTAGCCTGTGCTGAGAGACTTTATACCATTTTAGATCTTCCAGTCCAAGAGGAAAATCCGAAACACTCCTTTCATAATCAACTGGCTGGTCAAGTGACTTTTACGCATGTTGCCTTTGGTTATGAGCCAGGTAAACCCTTGATCAAAGATTTACATTTAAGCGTTGAAGCTGGTAGTCAGATTGCCATTGTTGGTCCAACAGGTGCTGGAAAATCAACCCTCATCAATCTTTTGATGCGTTTTTATGATATTGATAAGGGAGAAATTACTATTGACGGCATTCCTATTTCTCAGGTCACACGCCAAGATTTACGTAACCAGATTGGTATGGTTCTTCAAGAAACTTGGTTAAAAACAGCCACTGTTCATGATAATATCGCCTATGGAAAACCAAACGCCTCAAGAGAAGAAGTGATTGTTGCCGCTAAGGCCGCTAACGCTCATTTCTTTATCGAGCAATTACCTAAAGGCTATGACACTTATCTGACGGATGGCGGCTCTTCTTTATCTCAAGGGCAACGACAATTGTTGACGATTGCTCGTGTTTTCTTGAAAAATCCTAAATTATTAATTTTAGACGAAGCAACCTCGTCTATTGATACAAGAACAGAATTACTGGTACAGGATGCTTTTGAGAGTTTGATGGAAGGAAAAACGAGCTTTATCATCGCTCATCGTTTATCAACCATTCGCAATGCCGATATGATTTTGGTGATGGTTCAGGGAGATATTGTCGAATATGGTAATCATAAAGACTTAATGGCTAAAAAAGGCTTCTATTACCAAATGCAGACAGCGCAAGAATAA
- a CDS encoding ISL3 family transposase, protein MEQLDYIKDSLDIKDPNITFEKTFDKFFTHREYHAKLDYDAPQCPDCQGKMTKYDFQKPCKIPYLEMAGCKVLIRLKKRRFKCQACGKMAVAKTSLVRENHQIPNIINHKITDKLMSREAMTKIAEDLSISVSTVYRQLNRFECKTDLTWLPENMSWDEYAFKKGKMSFIAQDFDANKIIAILDGRTQAVIRNHFMRYSHKVRSRVKVITMDMFSPYYDIAKQLFPKAKIVLDRFHIVQQLSRAMNRLRIQIMNQFERQSHDYKALKRYWKLIQQDSRNLNDKRFYRPTFRMHLTNQEIVQRLLNYSDELRHHYELFQCLLFHFQEKQEKHFFELISDTIKQVHPIFKTVLSTFLKDKEKIINALKLPYSNAKLEATNNLIKVIKRNAFGFRNFENFKKRIYLALNTTKEKTKLVLSRC, encoded by the coding sequence ATGGAACAATTAGATTATATCAAAGATTCGCTTGACATTAAAGACCCTAACATCACTTTTGAAAAGACATTTGACAAGTTCTTCACTCACAGAGAGTATCATGCCAAGTTAGATTATGATGCCCCGCAATGCCCTGATTGTCAAGGAAAAATGACAAAGTACGATTTCCAAAAGCCTTGCAAAATTCCCTATCTGGAAATGGCGGGTTGTAAAGTACTGATTCGTCTCAAAAAGCGTCGCTTCAAATGTCAAGCGTGTGGGAAAATGGCTGTCGCTAAGACCTCTCTAGTCAGAGAAAATCATCAGATTCCCAACATCATTAACCACAAAATCACCGACAAACTCATGAGCCGTGAAGCAATGACAAAAATCGCTGAAGACCTGTCTATCTCTGTGTCAACTGTCTATCGGCAACTCAACCGCTTTGAGTGCAAGACCGATTTAACCTGGTTACCTGAGAACATGTCCTGGGATGAGTATGCTTTCAAGAAGGGAAAGATGAGCTTTATTGCCCAAGATTTCGATGCTAACAAGATTATCGCTATCCTTGATGGGCGGACGCAAGCTGTCATCAGAAATCATTTCATGCGGTATTCTCACAAGGTGCGCAGTCGTGTCAAAGTCATCACCATGGATATGTTTAGTCCCTATTATGACATCGCTAAGCAACTGTTTCCTAAGGCGAAGATTGTTCTCGATAGGTTCCACATTGTTCAACAGTTATCTCGTGCTATGAACCGTCTCCGTATCCAAATCATGAACCAATTTGAGCGTCAATCTCACGACTATAAGGCCTTGAAACGTTACTGGAAACTCATCCAACAAGATAGTCGTAACCTAAACGATAAACGGTTTTATCGTCCAACTTTTCGCATGCACTTGACCAATCAAGAGATTGTGCAACGTCTTTTGAACTACTCTGATGAGCTACGTCACCACTATGAACTCTTCCAATGCCTTCTCTTTCATTTCCAAGAAAAGCAGGAGAAACACTTCTTTGAACTCATTTCTGATACCATCAAACAGGTCCATCCCATCTTCAAGACCGTCTTGTCAACCTTTCTAAAAGACAAAGAGAAGATTATTAATGCTCTGAAACTACCTTATTCCAATGCCAAACTAGAGGCCACCAACAACCTTATTAAAGTCATTAAGCGAAATGCTTTTGGCTTTAGGAACTTCGAAAACTTCAAAAAACGGATTTATCTTGCTTTGAACACAACAAAAGAGAAGACCAAACTGGTCCTCTCTCGGTGTTAG
- a CDS encoding glycine cleavage system protein H, translating into MTKVANSLLITKEEDLYRISMTPELQEVLGDIAYIDFTEEDAVEVDDSLLNLESSKAVMELASPLAGTIVSRNEEAGANPDLLNQTDASKNWIVTLSNVDEAAYEALEDPKN; encoded by the coding sequence ATGACAAAAGTAGCAAATTCATTACTCATTACAAAAGAAGAAGATCTTTACAGAATTAGTATGACTCCAGAATTACAAGAGGTTCTTGGAGACATTGCCTACATTGACTTTACAGAAGAAGACGCCGTAGAGGTGGATGATAGCCTATTAAATCTTGAAAGCTCAAAAGCTGTGATGGAGCTAGCAAGTCCTCTAGCAGGGACGATTGTTTCTCGCAATGAGGAGGCTGGTGCTAATCCTGATTTATTAAATCAAACGGATGCCTCTAAAAATTGGATTGTCACTTTATCAAATGTTGACGAGGCTGCTTACGAGGCTTTAGAAGATCCTAAAAATTAA
- a CDS encoding phosphopantothenate--cysteine ligase: MKILITSGGTTEAIDSVRGITNHSTGRLGKVVAETFLNQGHEVTLVTTKQALKPDSHPHLSLNLISSVTSLQKALESLVPKHHVLIHAMAVSDYTPVYMTDLEELKQTSNVDQLLEKNNTETKISSKSDYQVLFLKKTPKLISQVKQWNPSIQLIGFKLLVDVSKEELVSVARESLRKNRADLIVANDLSQITADAHQAWLVGHDIIQEASTKREIAQLIYKEVTKDD; the protein is encoded by the coding sequence ATGAAAATTTTGATTACATCTGGTGGAACAACTGAAGCTATCGATTCTGTTCGTGGCATTACCAATCATTCAACTGGAAGATTGGGGAAAGTCGTTGCCGAAACGTTTCTAAATCAAGGTCACGAAGTAACCTTGGTGACAACAAAGCAGGCCTTAAAGCCCGATAGCCATCCTCATTTATCACTTAACCTCATTTCTTCTGTTACTAGTTTACAGAAAGCTTTAGAAAGCTTGGTGCCTAAACATCATGTGTTAATCCATGCCATGGCTGTATCTGATTATACGCCAGTTTATATGACTGACCTAGAAGAATTGAAGCAGACATCTAATGTTGATCAACTGTTAGAAAAAAACAATACTGAAACCAAGATTTCTTCAAAATCTGATTATCAGGTGTTATTCTTAAAAAAAACACCCAAACTGATTTCGCAGGTTAAACAGTGGAATCCATCTATTCAGTTGATTGGTTTTAAGCTATTAGTCGATGTTTCTAAGGAAGAGTTAGTATCGGTTGCGCGTGAGAGTCTTAGAAAAAATAGGGCAGACTTGATTGTAGCTAATGATTTGAGTCAGATTACTGCTGATGCTCACCAAGCTTGGCTGGTTGGCCATGATATTATTCAAGAAGCTAGCACTAAAAGGGAAATTGCTCAATTAATCTATAAAGAGGTAACCAAAGATGACTAA
- a CDS encoding phospho-sugar mutase, whose amino-acid sequence MTYQDTYDKWLASDQLPDYLRQELEGMDESTKEDAFYTNLEFGTAGMRGYIGAGTNRINIFVVRQATEGLAKLVESKGEEAKKRGVAIAYDTRHFSPEFAFESAQVLAAHGIKSYVFESLRPTPELSFAVRHYNAIAGIMVTASHNPKEFNGYKVYGEDGGQMPPADASALTDYIRGIEDPFSVELADLEESKASGLITVLGEETDRLYLDELKTININRDLIEQYGKDMKIVYTPLHGTGEMLARRSLAEAGFESVQIVESQATVDPDFTTVASPNPESQAAFALAEELGRSIDADVLLATDPDADRVGVEVRQADGSYWNLSGNQIGALIAKYVLEAHKTAGTLPTNAALAKSIVSTELVTKIAESYGATMFNVLTGFKFIAEKIQEFEETGNHTYMFGFEESFGYLIKPFVRDKDAIQAVLMVAEIAAYYRSRGLTLADGIDEIFKEYGYFAEKTISVTLSGKDGAEQIKAIMSKFRDNAPDQFNKTDIALFEDFAEQKAVALDGTTTKLTTPPSDVLKYTLTDDSWFAVRPSGTEPKIKFYIATVGETLDEANEKVANIEKEINDFVK is encoded by the coding sequence ATGACTTATCAAGACACTTACGACAAATGGCTAGCCTCTGACCAGCTTCCTGATTACCTTCGCCAAGAGTTAGAAGGAATGGATGAATCTACAAAAGAAGATGCTTTCTATACAAATTTGGAATTCGGTACGGCAGGGATGCGCGGTTATATTGGTGCGGGTACTAATCGTATCAATATCTTTGTTGTTCGTCAGGCAACAGAAGGCTTAGCCAAATTGGTCGAATCCAAAGGCGAAGAGGCTAAAAAACGTGGTGTAGCCATTGCGTACGATACACGTCACTTCTCTCCAGAATTTGCTTTTGAGTCGGCTCAAGTTTTGGCAGCTCATGGTATCAAGTCATATGTCTTTGAGAGTTTACGTCCGACACCTGAGTTATCTTTTGCTGTGCGCCACTACAATGCCATCGCTGGCATTATGGTGACTGCAAGTCACAACCCTAAAGAATTTAACGGCTATAAAGTTTATGGTGAAGATGGCGGTCAAATGCCACCTGCAGATGCTTCTGCACTGACCGATTACATCCGTGGTATCGAAGATCCTTTCTCTGTTGAATTAGCGGATTTAGAAGAAAGCAAAGCCTCTGGCCTTATCACTGTTCTTGGGGAAGAGACAGACCGTCTCTATCTTGATGAGTTAAAAACAATCAATATCAACCGCGACTTGATTGAACAATATGGCAAAGACATGAAAATTGTCTACACACCACTTCATGGAACTGGAGAAATGTTGGCTCGTCGATCCCTTGCCGAAGCTGGATTTGAATCCGTTCAAATTGTCGAAAGCCAAGCAACTGTAGATCCTGATTTCACAACTGTTGCTTCACCAAACCCAGAAAGCCAAGCAGCTTTTGCGCTTGCTGAAGAATTAGGACGCAGCATTGATGCTGATGTTCTCCTTGCGACAGACCCAGATGCTGACCGTGTTGGGGTTGAAGTGCGTCAAGCCGACGGTTCTTATTGGAATCTTTCTGGAAACCAAATTGGTGCGCTTATAGCCAAGTATGTGCTTGAAGCTCACAAAACAGCTGGCACACTTCCTACTAATGCTGCCCTTGCTAAGTCAATCGTATCAACAGAATTGGTTACTAAAATCGCCGAAAGTTACGGTGCAACCATGTTTAACGTCTTAACAGGGTTCAAATTTATCGCTGAAAAAATCCAAGAGTTTGAAGAAACTGGCAACCACACTTACATGTTCGGTTTTGAAGAAAGCTTTGGTTACCTTATTAAACCATTCGTGCGTGATAAGGATGCCATTCAAGCTGTTCTTATGGTCGCTGAAATCGCTGCTTACTATCGCTCTCGTGGTTTGACTCTCGCCGATGGTATTGATGAGATTTTCAAAGAATACGGCTACTTTGCAGAAAAAACCATTTCTGTCACTTTGTCTGGTAAAGATGGTGCTGAACAGATTAAAGCCATTATGTCTAAATTCCGTGACAATGCTCCTGACCAGTTCAATAAAACTGACATTGCACTCTTTGAAGACTTCGCAGAACAAAAAGCTGTTGCCCTTGATGGCACAACAACGAAGCTGACAACTCCTCCGTCAGATGTTCTTAAATACACGTTGACAGATGATTCATGGTTTGCCGTTCGTCCTTCAGGAACAGAACCAAAAATCAAATTCTATATCGCAACTGTCGGTGAAACCTTAGATGAAGCCAACGAAAAAGTTGCTAATATCGAAAAAGAAATTAATGACTTCGTAAAATAA
- a CDS encoding ABC transporter ATP-binding protein, protein MSALFYYFKGYLKETILGPLFKLLEASFELLVPLIIARIVDHIIPQSNENHLLMMIFLLFGLAFVGVVVAISAQYFSAKAAIGYTQSLSDDLFEKIMSLPKERRDKLGTSSLVTRMISDTYQMQTGINQFLRLFLRSPFIVFGAVIMAFTISPKLTSFFLIMVAALFLVVFVMSRLLNPIYGKIRRSIDHLVDLTREQLEGIRVIRAFGRIDSELSSFQNENLQYKHHQLSASVLSSLVGPVTFIIVNLTLIVVIWQGNLLINDSILTQGMLVALINYLLQILVELLKLTMLLTSLNQSFISAKRVQEVFDQVSEPLEAPFEFTTLKSQDKVSILAENLTFTYPNAAKPALENISFTLQKGECLGIIGGTGSGKSTLVNLLANLYQAQSGRLAIYDNGKTPNHLKEWRDWTAVVPQKAQLFKGSIRSNLNLGSDSDYTDEDLKEALNIAQAREFVENKEGQLDTEVEPFGGNFSGGQRQRLTIARGLIKKAPFLILDDSSSALDFLTESRLLAALHEERRRNNGQLVMVSQRTRSLRSADKILVLDQGHLIAQGKHEELLETCQLYRDIHSSQESQEAK, encoded by the coding sequence ATGTCGGCCTTATTTTACTATTTTAAAGGGTATCTTAAAGAGACCATATTGGGACCCTTATTCAAATTATTAGAAGCTTCTTTTGAATTACTGGTCCCCCTCATTATCGCCCGAATTGTTGATCATATTATCCCACAAAGCAATGAAAATCATCTACTTATGATGATTTTTCTGCTATTTGGGCTTGCTTTTGTAGGAGTAGTCGTGGCTATTTCGGCTCAGTATTTTTCGGCTAAAGCAGCTATTGGATACACACAATCACTATCTGATGATCTTTTTGAAAAGATTATGAGTTTGCCCAAGGAGAGACGAGACAAACTTGGAACCTCTAGCTTGGTCACACGAATGATCAGTGATACTTACCAAATGCAAACAGGAATTAATCAATTTCTTCGGCTTTTTTTGAGATCACCTTTTATTGTTTTTGGAGCTGTTATAATGGCCTTTACAATCAGTCCAAAGCTAACGAGTTTTTTTCTGATAATGGTAGCAGCTCTCTTTTTGGTGGTTTTTGTCATGAGTCGCCTGCTTAATCCCATTTACGGAAAAATCCGTCGCTCTATCGATCACCTCGTTGATCTAACCAGGGAACAACTAGAGGGCATTCGTGTTATTAGGGCCTTTGGTAGGATAGATAGTGAATTGAGCTCCTTTCAGAACGAAAATTTGCAATACAAGCACCATCAATTATCAGCCAGTGTATTGTCAAGCTTAGTTGGTCCTGTAACCTTTATCATTGTTAATCTAACCTTGATTGTGGTTATCTGGCAAGGGAATCTTTTAATTAACGACTCTATTTTGACTCAGGGGATGTTGGTTGCCTTAATCAATTATCTTTTACAAATTCTAGTAGAATTGCTGAAGCTGACCATGTTGCTCACCTCACTCAACCAGAGTTTTATCAGTGCCAAACGAGTGCAAGAAGTTTTTGATCAAGTTAGTGAACCACTAGAAGCACCTTTTGAATTTACAACACTAAAAAGCCAAGACAAGGTGTCCATCTTGGCTGAAAATCTTACGTTTACCTATCCCAATGCTGCTAAGCCTGCTTTAGAAAATATTTCTTTTACTCTGCAAAAAGGAGAATGTTTAGGCATCATCGGTGGAACAGGCTCTGGAAAATCAACTTTGGTCAACCTACTGGCTAACCTTTATCAAGCGCAATCAGGACGATTAGCTATTTATGATAACGGCAAAACTCCCAATCATTTAAAAGAATGGCGTGATTGGACAGCAGTTGTTCCACAAAAAGCTCAACTGTTCAAAGGAAGTATTCGCAGTAATTTAAACCTTGGTAGTGACAGTGATTATACTGATGAAGATTTAAAAGAAGCTTTGAACATTGCCCAAGCTAGGGAATTTGTCGAGAATAAGGAAGGACAGTTAGATACTGAAGTCGAGCCTTTCGGTGGTAATTTTTCTGGCGGTCAGCGTCAGCGTTTGACGATTGCACGTGGCCTGATAAAAAAAGCACCATTTCTCATTCTTGATGATTCTAGTTCAGCCTTAGATTTCCTAACGGAAAGTCGCCTTCTAGCTGCCCTCCATGAAGAACGACGTAGAAACAACGGTCAATTAGTTATGGTTTCTCAGAGGACGCGCAGCTTAAGATCTGCTGATAAGATTTTAGTTTTGGATCAAGGACATCTGATTGCCCAAGGGAAGCATGAAGAGCTGCTTGAAACTTGCCAACTCTATCGCGATATTCACTCTTCTCAAGAAAGTCAGGAGGCCAAATGA
- a CDS encoding ECF transporter S component, which yields MKTNKARQTATIAIFFAVMLIIQLLSNMIFSIWPIPIKPTLVQIPVIIAAILYGPKVGASLGFLMGLMSLVTNSIIILPTSYLFSPFVENGNLTSALIALVPRILIGITPFFVYKCLNNRIGLALSGLVGSLTNTVFVLSGIFVFFSTIYGGNIQALLAAIVSSNAIAEMIISAVLVSVMVPRLERFKK from the coding sequence GTGAAAACAAATAAAGCTCGCCAAACAGCAACGATTGCTATTTTCTTCGCTGTCATGCTTATTATTCAACTATTAAGTAATATGATTTTTAGTATTTGGCCTATCCCTATCAAGCCAACACTTGTACAGATTCCGGTCATTATCGCTGCCATCTTGTACGGTCCCAAAGTTGGAGCTAGTTTAGGGTTTTTAATGGGGCTAATGAGTCTTGTCACAAATAGTATCATCATACTACCTACTAGTTATCTTTTCTCGCCCTTTGTCGAAAATGGAAATTTAACGTCTGCTCTCATAGCACTTGTTCCCCGTATTTTAATCGGTATTACTCCATTTTTCGTTTATAAGTGCCTCAATAATCGAATTGGTTTAGCACTCTCAGGGCTAGTTGGTTCCTTAACCAATACCGTATTCGTTCTTTCAGGAATTTTTGTCTTTTTCTCAACGATTTACGGAGGCAATATTCAGGCACTACTTGCTGCTATTGTTTCATCAAATGCTATCGCTGAAATGATTATCTCTGCAGTTCTTGTCTCTGTTATGGTGCCTAGACTGGAGCGATTTAAAAAATAG